In the Oncorhynchus tshawytscha isolate Ot180627B unplaced genomic scaffold, Otsh_v2.0 Un_contig_5765_pilon_pilon, whole genome shotgun sequence genome, one interval contains:
- the LOC121844502 gene encoding GTPase IMAP family member 4-like — MNSKVSLSVIQLHTQNGEFCIVLVGKTGAGKSVAGNIILGEKAFPSKISSISQTKNCHKRRGKVGEQSVAVIDTPGLFDTSLSNEESLKKIAECISLSAPGPHVFLVVIQLGRFTEEEQRTVEMIQTLFGDEASKYAMVLFTHGDFLHGDDDDDDDDDVTIEQFLLENPDLDSVISQCNGGYHVFNKKDKNRSQVTELLEKINNMVEMNGGSHYTTEMFQQAERAIEEEKNRILRENEEKICRQEEKLKKEK; from the exons ATGAACAGCAAAGTTTCTCTGTCTG TAATCCAACTGCATACACAAAATGGGGAGTTCTGCATTGTTCTGGTCGGGAAGACAGGAGCTGGGAAAAGTGTTGCAGGAAACATCATTCTAGGGGAAAAAGCTTTCCCATCAAAAATCTCCTCTATTTCTCAGACAAAAAACTGTCACAAGAGAAGAGGGAAGGTGGGTGAGCAAAGTGTAGCTGTTATTGACACCCCAGGTTTGTTTGATACTTCATTGTCCAATGAAGAGTCACTGAAAAAGATTGCtgaatgcatctctctctctgcacctggtCCCCATGTGTTCCTGGTTGTGATCCAGCTGGGAAGATTCACTGAAGAGGAACAGAGAACTGTGGAGATGATTCAGACATTATTTGGTGATGAAGCATCCAAATACGCCATGGTTCTCTTCACACATGGAGACTTTCttcatggtgatgatgatgatgatgatgatgatgatgtaacaATTGAACAGTTCCTGCTTGAAAATCCAGATCTGGATAGTGTTATTTCCCAATGCAATGGGGGATATCATGTCTTCAACAAGAAAGATAAGAATCGCTCCCAGGTCACTGAGCTGCTTGAGAAGATAAACAATATGGTGGAGATGAATGGAGGAAGCCACTACACCACTGAGATGTTCCAGCAGGCTGAGAGAGCGATTGAAGAGGAGAAGAACAGGATcctgagagagaatgaagagaagaTATGCAGACAGGAGGAGAAACTGAAGAAAGAAAAATGA